In Salinirussus salinus, the following proteins share a genomic window:
- a CDS encoding RNase P subunit p30 family protein — protein sequence MYEAVHAHPDGEATVARLAMTASEYGYEGVVVRNHGDSPASYDPDAVAETYGVDVVPGVEVRAADPSRASGFVGNHRDRHTVVAVHGGDPAINRFAVEQPAVDVLAHPTREGEFDHVLARKAAENGVRVELSLRPLVTERGGSRVRAIERLRRLADILEQYDTPFVASVDPRSHLDLRSPRDLAALAETAGLDAATVREGLAEWGRLAARNRERASDRFLEPGVYREE from the coding sequence ATGTACGAGGCGGTCCACGCCCACCCCGACGGCGAGGCGACCGTCGCCCGGCTGGCGATGACCGCCAGCGAATACGGCTACGAGGGGGTCGTCGTCAGGAACCACGGCGACAGTCCCGCATCCTACGACCCCGACGCGGTCGCGGAGACCTACGGCGTGGACGTGGTGCCCGGCGTCGAGGTCCGGGCGGCGGACCCCTCGCGGGCCAGCGGCTTCGTCGGCAACCACCGCGACCGGCACACGGTAGTGGCCGTCCACGGCGGCGACCCCGCGATCAACCGCTTCGCGGTCGAACAGCCCGCGGTCGACGTGCTGGCCCACCCGACCCGCGAGGGGGAGTTCGACCACGTGCTCGCCCGGAAGGCCGCCGAGAACGGCGTCCGCGTGGAACTGTCCCTGCGCCCGCTGGTGACCGAGCGGGGCGGCAGCCGCGTGCGGGCCATCGAGCGGCTCCGCCGGCTGGCCGACATCCTCGAGCAGTACGACACGCCATTCGTGGCCAGCGTCGACCCGCGCAGCCACCTCGACCTGCGGAGCCCCAGAGACCTGGCTGCCCTGGCCGAAACCGCCGGACTCGACGCGGCGACCGTCCGGGAGGGGCTGGCCGAGTGGGGTCGGCTGGCAGCGCGCAACCGCGAGCGCGCCTCCGACCGGTTTCTCGAGCCCGGCGTCTACCGCGAGGAGTGA
- the pyrI gene encoding aspartate carbamoyltransferase regulatory subunit: protein MGNDKQLRVSKIENGTVIDHIAGGQALNVLAILGIDGTAGEVVSIGMNVPSERLGRKDVVKVEGRELSQSELDVLSLIAPDATINIIRDYDVVEKHVVHRPDSVTGVLQCPNHNCISTEDEPVESKFAVTDDGVRCEYCDTIIREDLAAHILV from the coding sequence ATGGGAAACGACAAACAGCTCCGCGTCAGCAAGATCGAGAACGGCACCGTTATCGACCACATCGCCGGCGGCCAGGCGCTGAACGTACTCGCCATCCTGGGTATCGACGGCACTGCGGGGGAGGTGGTCTCGATCGGGATGAACGTCCCCTCCGAGCGGCTGGGCCGGAAGGACGTCGTCAAGGTCGAGGGTCGGGAACTCTCACAGAGCGAGCTCGACGTCCTCTCGCTTATCGCCCCCGACGCCACGATCAACATCATCCGCGACTACGACGTCGTCGAGAAACACGTCGTCCACCGCCCGGACAGCGTCACCGGCGTGCTCCAGTGTCCCAACCACAACTGCATCTCCACCGAGGACGAGCCCGTCGAGTCGAAGTTCGCCGTCACCGACGACGGCGTCCGCTGTGAGTACTGCGACACCATCATCCGCGAGGACCTGGCCGCTCACATTCTGGTCTGA
- a CDS encoding glutamate--cysteine ligase, which yields MASERGDAANFTRLGTLGIEEEFYVVDGDGRPTSGTDTLVYESDPPEILDGRLDHELFKCVIETQTPTIDDLGGAREQLLAVRDALVDHAREHGYGVAAAGLHPLAKWRELEHAEKPRYRSQLDRIQYPQHRNTTAGLHVHVGVDDADKAVWVANQARWHLPVMLALSVNSPYWCGVDTGLQSARATVFENLPNTGMPTAFDSYEEFDRLERTMLSTDSVRDRGELWYDVRPHSGLGTVEVRAPDGQADPERVMALVEYAHALVLDLCERYEDGETGRTYRRELLDENKWRAIRHGRETALLDKDMATVVDLGDLVAREADRLDVPALLEYYEAESGAARQRRLREQEGEDALCEALRLERGG from the coding sequence ATGGCCTCGGAGCGCGGCGACGCAGCCAACTTCACGCGACTGGGTACGCTCGGCATCGAGGAGGAGTTCTACGTCGTCGACGGCGACGGCCGACCCACCTCGGGGACGGACACGCTCGTCTACGAGTCCGACCCGCCGGAGATCCTCGACGGCCGGCTCGACCACGAGCTGTTCAAGTGCGTCATCGAGACCCAGACCCCGACGATCGACGACCTGGGCGGGGCCCGCGAGCAACTGCTCGCCGTCCGGGACGCACTCGTCGACCACGCCCGCGAGCACGGCTACGGGGTCGCGGCAGCGGGGCTGCACCCCCTCGCGAAGTGGCGCGAGCTGGAACACGCCGAAAAGCCCCGCTACCGCTCGCAACTGGACCGGATCCAGTACCCCCAGCACCGCAACACGACGGCCGGGCTGCACGTTCACGTCGGGGTCGACGACGCCGACAAGGCCGTCTGGGTGGCAAACCAGGCCCGCTGGCACCTCCCGGTGATGCTCGCGCTGTCGGTCAACTCGCCGTACTGGTGTGGGGTCGACACGGGGCTGCAGTCGGCCCGCGCGACCGTCTTCGAGAACCTCCCCAACACGGGGATGCCGACGGCCTTCGACTCCTACGAGGAGTTCGACCGGCTGGAGCGGACGATGCTTTCGACCGACTCCGTCCGGGACCGCGGCGAGCTGTGGTACGACGTGCGTCCCCACTCCGGGCTGGGGACCGTCGAGGTGCGCGCGCCGGACGGCCAGGCCGACCCGGAGCGGGTGATGGCACTCGTCGAGTACGCCCACGCCCTGGTCCTCGACCTCTGTGAGCGCTACGAGGACGGCGAGACCGGCCGGACCTACCGCCGGGAACTGCTCGACGAGAACAAGTGGCGGGCCATCCGCCACGGCCGGGAGACCGCGCTGCTTGACAAGGACATGGCGACGGTCGTCGACCTCGGCGACCTGGTCGCCCGCGAGGCCGACCGGCTCGACGTGCCGGCACTGCTGGAGTACTACGAGGCCGAGAGCGGAGCCGCCCGCCAGCGCCGGCTGCGCGAGCAGGAGGGAGAGGACGCGCTGTGTGAAGCACTCCGCCTGGAGCGCGGGGGCTGA
- the cyaB gene encoding class IV adenylate cyclase, whose translation MYEVELKVRADHGAVRDRLDALGATRVGRVRQVDTYYDAPHRDFAETDEALRVREETAVAGGSGERRDRDDGTETRLTYKGPLVERESKTREEAETAVADADAMRAVLDGLGFEPAATVEKERERYRAEGYTVTLDAVDGLGEFVEVETEVPGEAGVEAAREGATALLERLGLDPKAGIRTSYLGLLLGAGEEPGA comes from the coding sequence ATGTACGAGGTCGAACTGAAGGTCCGTGCCGACCACGGTGCCGTCCGCGACCGGCTCGACGCGCTCGGGGCGACCCGCGTCGGACGGGTCCGCCAGGTCGACACCTACTACGACGCCCCCCACCGCGATTTCGCAGAGACCGACGAGGCGCTGCGGGTCCGCGAGGAGACCGCTGTGGCCGGCGGGAGCGGCGAGCGGCGAGACCGGGACGACGGGACCGAGACGCGACTCACCTACAAGGGCCCGCTGGTCGAGCGCGAGTCCAAGACCCGCGAGGAGGCCGAGACCGCCGTCGCGGACGCGGACGCGATGCGAGCGGTCCTCGACGGGCTGGGGTTCGAGCCGGCCGCCACGGTCGAAAAGGAGCGCGAGCGCTACCGGGCCGAGGGCTACACCGTCACGCTCGACGCCGTCGACGGCCTCGGGGAGTTCGTCGAGGTCGAGACCGAGGTCCCCGGGGAGGCCGGGGTCGAGGCCGCCCGGGAGGGTGCGACGGCGCTGCTGGAGCGACTCGGGCTGGACCCGAAAGCGGGGATCCGGACCTCCTACCTGGGGTTGCTTCTCGGGGCAGGCGAGGAGCCCGGCGCGTGA
- a CDS encoding helix-turn-helix domain-containing protein, with protein sequence MSQDDTSDGKRREGVDTTGGDVRDRIERGADRAAEQFDEGVVELLSWVLDTETRARIYVTLRTHPDSTSEEVAEETGLYPSTVREALAGLHEDGLVDRRKRESDGAGNNPYEYAAIAPSELVSEVVEDVQDQLNAVFNLDQYLDENDEEEDTPVTITVERGDD encoded by the coding sequence ATGTCTCAAGACGACACGTCCGACGGGAAGCGACGGGAGGGGGTCGACACGACCGGCGGTGACGTCCGCGACCGCATCGAGCGGGGGGCCGACCGGGCGGCCGAGCAGTTCGACGAGGGGGTCGTCGAGCTGCTGTCGTGGGTGCTCGACACGGAGACGCGGGCCCGGATCTACGTCACCCTGCGCACACATCCGGACAGCACCAGCGAGGAGGTGGCCGAGGAGACGGGTCTGTATCCGAGCACCGTCCGCGAGGCCCTCGCGGGGCTCCACGAGGACGGGCTGGTCGACCGCCGGAAACGCGAGAGCGACGGGGCGGGCAACAACCCCTACGAGTACGCCGCGATCGCACCGAGCGAGCTCGTCAGCGAGGTCGTCGAGGACGTTCAGGACCAGCTCAACGCGGTCTTCAATCTCGACCAGTATCTCGACGAGAACGACGAAGAGGAGGATACGCCGGTGACGATCACCGTCGAGCGCGGCGACGACTGA
- a CDS encoding phosphopantetheine adenylyltransferase, producing MKVALGGTFDPIHDGHRKLFDRAFELGDVTVGLTSDELAGQTRDEARPVRPFEDRLEVLKTELADFAAEYGREYEVRKLTEPTGIATEPQFDVLIVSPETEAGGRRINELRQENGDDPLDIEVVDHVEAEDGDIISSTRIVRGEIDEHGNVTPGRDGRQVEAGHDD from the coding sequence ATGAAGGTCGCGCTGGGTGGGACGTTCGACCCGATACACGACGGTCACCGGAAGCTGTTCGACCGCGCGTTCGAACTCGGTGACGTGACGGTAGGGCTGACCAGCGACGAACTCGCGGGACAGACCCGCGACGAGGCCCGTCCTGTCCGCCCCTTCGAGGACCGCCTGGAGGTCTTGAAGACAGAACTGGCCGACTTCGCCGCCGAATACGGCCGCGAGTACGAGGTCCGGAAGCTCACCGAGCCCACCGGGATCGCGACCGAACCGCAGTTCGACGTCCTGATCGTCTCCCCCGAGACCGAGGCCGGCGGCCGGCGGATCAACGAACTCCGCCAGGAGAACGGCGACGACCCCCTCGACATCGAGGTCGTCGACCACGTCGAGGCCGAGGACGGCGACATCATCTCCTCGACGCGGATCGTCCGCGGGGAGATCGACGAACACGGCAACGTCACCCCCGGGCGCGACGGCCGCCAGGTGGAGGCCGGCCACGACGACTGA
- the pyrB gene encoding aspartate carbamoyltransferase, with product MDHNHLISAKGLSRADIEAVLDRAGEVAADPGAAADRHEGALLGLMFFEPSTRTKMSFAAAMKRLGGDIVDMGPVGSSSVKKGESLADTVRVVEGYADALVMRHPSEGSAKMASEFVDVPLINAGDGAGQHPTQTLLDLYTIRESAGLDDLTIGIMGDLKYGRTVHSLAYALTNFDTRQHFISPESLKLPRNVRYDLHEAGSGVKEHTDLEGILPSLDVLYVTRIQRERFPDESEYRQVAGEYQIDTDTLADAREDLRVMHPLPRVDEIDHEIDETDHARYFQQAHNGVPVRMALLDLMLD from the coding sequence ATGGACCACAACCACCTCATCAGCGCGAAGGGGCTCTCCCGGGCGGACATCGAGGCCGTCCTCGACCGCGCGGGCGAGGTCGCCGCCGACCCGGGGGCGGCGGCCGACCGCCACGAGGGGGCGCTGCTCGGGCTGATGTTCTTCGAGCCCAGCACGCGCACGAAGATGAGTTTCGCCGCCGCGATGAAGCGGCTGGGCGGGGACATCGTGGACATGGGTCCGGTCGGCTCCTCGAGCGTCAAGAAAGGCGAGAGCCTCGCCGACACCGTCCGGGTCGTCGAGGGCTACGCCGACGCGCTCGTGATGCGCCACCCCAGCGAGGGGTCGGCCAAGATGGCAAGCGAGTTCGTCGACGTGCCCCTGATAAACGCCGGCGACGGGGCCGGCCAGCACCCCACCCAGACCCTGCTGGACCTGTACACCATCCGCGAGTCGGCGGGGCTGGACGACCTGACTATCGGGATCATGGGCGACCTGAAGTACGGCCGGACGGTCCACTCGCTGGCCTACGCCCTGACCAACTTCGACACCCGCCAGCACTTCATCAGTCCCGAGAGCCTCAAACTCCCCCGGAACGTCCGCTACGACCTCCACGAGGCCGGGTCGGGGGTGAAAGAGCACACCGACCTCGAGGGGATCCTGCCGAGCCTGGACGTCCTGTACGTCACCCGGATCCAGCGCGAGCGGTTCCCCGACGAGTCCGAGTACCGGCAGGTCGCCGGGGAGTACCAGATCGACACCGACACGCTCGCGGACGCCCGCGAGGACCTCCGGGTCATGCACCCGCTTCCGCGGGTCGACGAGATCGACCACGAGATCGACGAGACCGACCACGCCCGGTACTTCCAGCAGGCTCACAACGGCGTGCCGGTGCGGATGGCCCTGCTCGACCTGATGCTAGACTGA
- a CDS encoding MinD/ParA family ATP-binding protein, with protein MLAVAGGKGGCGKTTTAVGLARALAGRGVSPLVVGADPEVPDLRRLVGLPPEPSTDALRGGDLDRVVHRPTDLPGVAVVPAGRPDRPGAALARARRWPGPVLVDCPPGCGGYAAAPLRACDRALVVTTDRPQSVEDARKTVRLVRGVGATPSGAAVRLAGDDGVADVSGGEFPPVLTRVPEASSPLADPRTRAAYARLADALFPRAR; from the coding sequence ATGCTCGCCGTCGCCGGAGGCAAGGGTGGCTGTGGGAAGACGACGACCGCCGTCGGGCTCGCCCGGGCGCTCGCAGGCCGCGGTGTGTCGCCGCTGGTCGTCGGGGCCGACCCGGAAGTTCCCGACCTCCGGCGGCTGGTCGGCCTCCCTCCGGAGCCGTCGACGGACGCGCTCCGCGGAGGCGACCTCGACCGGGTCGTCCACCGGCCGACCGACCTGCCCGGCGTCGCCGTCGTCCCGGCGGGCCGTCCTGACCGGCCCGGGGCCGCACTCGCCCGTGCCCGGCGCTGGCCGGGACCGGTGCTGGTCGACTGCCCGCCAGGCTGCGGCGGGTACGCGGCCGCGCCGCTGCGTGCGTGTGACCGGGCGCTGGTGGTGACGACAGACCGGCCACAGAGCGTCGAGGACGCGCGGAAGACGGTCCGGCTCGTCCGCGGGGTGGGAGCGACCCCGTCGGGGGCGGCGGTCCGACTCGCCGGCGACGACGGCGTCGCGGATGTCTCTGGCGGGGAATTCCCGCCGGTGCTGACCAGGGTCCCCGAGGCGTCGTCCCCGCTTGCGGACCCGCGGACCCGCGCGGCGTACGCGCGCCTCGCCGACGCGCTGTTCCCGCGAGCCCGATAG
- a CDS encoding FKBP-type peptidyl-prolyl cis-trans isomerase codes for MSDDPESEEAEAAEEPDETPEDADAEVESDEAEDTEEAEPEGLQHGDFIRLDYTARTVEDGRLVDTTDAEVAEEAEVEADQEFGPRTIVLGEGHIFDSVEADIVGKEVGEAGEVVVPASEAFGEYDDEEVRTVSKDKIPEDDRYPGAQVQVDGQQGFVETIIGGRARVDFNHPLAGEDIEYEYEVVGEVEDREAKAQGLIEMLLDMELEVWFQTDTVEEEQIVEPDEEEADAEDEEGEGGDEDEGGPEYETVEVEKETLYIEATPQLTMNQQWMMGKQQIAQQLTQLLEVDRIIVQEELGGGMGMPGMMGGMGGMGGGGGDLEEALEEADIDADELADEL; via the coding sequence ATGAGCGACGACCCCGAGTCCGAGGAGGCCGAGGCGGCCGAGGAACCGGACGAGACACCCGAGGACGCCGACGCGGAAGTAGAGAGCGACGAGGCCGAGGACACCGAGGAGGCCGAACCCGAGGGGCTCCAGCACGGCGACTTCATCAGGCTCGACTACACCGCCCGGACCGTCGAGGACGGCCGGCTGGTCGACACCACCGACGCCGAGGTCGCCGAGGAGGCGGAGGTCGAGGCCGACCAGGAGTTCGGCCCGCGGACGATCGTGCTCGGCGAGGGCCACATCTTCGACTCCGTCGAGGCCGACATCGTCGGCAAGGAGGTCGGCGAGGCCGGCGAGGTCGTCGTCCCCGCCAGCGAGGCCTTCGGCGAGTACGACGACGAGGAGGTCCGGACGGTCAGCAAGGACAAGATCCCCGAGGACGACCGCTACCCCGGCGCGCAGGTCCAGGTCGACGGCCAGCAGGGCTTCGTCGAGACGATCATCGGCGGCCGTGCGCGCGTCGACTTCAACCACCCGCTGGCCGGCGAGGACATCGAGTACGAGTACGAGGTCGTCGGGGAAGTCGAGGACCGCGAGGCCAAGGCCCAGGGGCTCATCGAGATGCTGCTGGACATGGAGCTCGAGGTCTGGTTCCAGACCGACACCGTCGAGGAAGAGCAGATCGTCGAGCCCGACGAGGAGGAGGCCGACGCGGAGGACGAGGAAGGCGAAGGCGGCGACGAGGACGAGGGCGGCCCCGAGTACGAGACCGTCGAGGTCGAGAAGGAGACGCTGTACATCGAGGCCACCCCGCAGCTGACGATGAACCAGCAGTGGATGATGGGCAAACAACAGATCGCCCAGCAGCTCACCCAGTTACTCGAGGTCGACCGGATCATCGTCCAGGAGGAGCTTGGCGGCGGCATGGGCATGCCCGGCATGATGGGTGGCATGGGCGGCATGGGCGGCGGTGGCGGCGACCTCGAGGAAGCCCTCGAGGAGGCCGACATCGACGCCGACGAGCTGGCCGACGAACTGTAA
- a CDS encoding NAD(+)/NADH kinase codes for MTTPHVRYHVISNDDRRRETAVETLEGAGFEVVEEYDPESVVVTLGGDGTILYAARTFREPTLLPVRTAGSAGLRTELDDDRLVEAVGAIEAGAYTTTEHRKLAAYRDGEELRGSFGALNEVSLHHGSPLMAAVFAVRVRDGGREVFERVVGDGVLVATPFGSTGYYRSVTGGTFTDGLGLAFNNVHAPADVPDQVGLSAGAAVEFEVVESTHASDAVLTRDNAPETVDLAVGEPVTVRYSDRRVSMVSVDGR; via the coding sequence GTGACGACCCCCCACGTGCGCTATCACGTCATCTCGAACGACGACCGCCGCCGCGAGACCGCGGTCGAAACACTCGAGGGTGCGGGATTCGAGGTCGTCGAGGAGTACGACCCCGAGTCGGTCGTCGTCACCCTCGGCGGGGACGGGACGATCCTCTACGCCGCGCGGACGTTCAGGGAGCCGACACTGTTGCCGGTGCGGACCGCCGGCTCGGCCGGGCTGCGGACCGAACTCGACGACGACCGGCTGGTCGAGGCCGTCGGGGCCATCGAGGCCGGCGCGTACACCACGACCGAGCACCGCAAGCTCGCAGCCTACCGCGACGGCGAGGAACTGCGTGGTTCCTTCGGCGCGCTCAACGAGGTGAGTCTCCACCACGGCTCCCCCCTGATGGCCGCCGTCTTCGCCGTCAGGGTCCGCGATGGAGGGCGGGAGGTGTTCGAGCGCGTCGTCGGCGACGGGGTACTCGTCGCGACCCCCTTCGGCTCGACCGGCTACTACCGGTCGGTCACCGGCGGGACCTTCACCGACGGGCTGGGGCTCGCGTTCAACAACGTCCACGCTCCCGCCGACGTGCCCGACCAGGTCGGCCTGTCCGCCGGGGCCGCCGTCGAGTTCGAGGTCGTCGAGTCTACCCACGCCTCCGACGCCGTCCTGACGCGGGACAACGCCCCGGAGACCGTCGACCTCGCCGTCGGCGAGCCCGTCACGGTTCGCTACTCGGACCGGCGGGTGTCGATGGTTTCCGTGGACGGACGGTGA
- a CDS encoding RAD55 family ATPase — translation MASRLRTGIDVLDRKLGGGLPAGSVVALAAEPASQAELFLYELTATRGTLWLSLNRTASAVSDSIENTPARTGDPTVRYVSGEAPLDNAGKLVSALPQSSNLIIDPLDVLEKQEPHSRFRSFMNDLQNHCFNTNSLAVLHCLEGRSVPPARDTTEHFADVVFRLQTSTASDEVENRLAVPKFRGGRAPADVIKLDLVEEVAIDTSRDIA, via the coding sequence ATGGCCAGCCGGCTGCGGACGGGTATCGACGTGCTCGACCGGAAGCTCGGCGGGGGGCTGCCGGCCGGGAGCGTGGTCGCGCTGGCGGCCGAACCCGCCAGCCAGGCCGAGCTGTTCCTCTACGAACTCACCGCCACCCGCGGGACCCTGTGGCTGTCGCTGAACCGGACGGCCTCGGCGGTCTCGGACAGCATCGAGAACACGCCCGCCAGAACCGGCGACCCGACGGTCCGGTACGTCTCCGGGGAGGCCCCGCTGGACAACGCCGGCAAGCTCGTGAGCGCACTCCCCCAGAGTTCGAATCTCATCATCGACCCGCTCGACGTGCTGGAGAAACAGGAGCCCCACTCCCGGTTTCGCTCCTTCATGAACGACCTCCAGAACCACTGTTTCAACACCAACAGCCTCGCAGTCCTCCACTGTCTGGAGGGGCGGTCGGTTCCGCCGGCACGGGACACGACCGAGCACTTCGCGGACGTGGTGTTCAGGCTGCAGACGAGCACCGCGAGCGACGAGGTCGAAAACAGGCTGGCGGTCCCGAAGTTCCGGGGCGGCCGGGCGCCGGCAGACGTCATCAAACTCGACCTCGTCGAGGAGGTCGCGATCGACACCAGCCGGGACATCGCCTGA
- a CDS encoding DUF1918 domain-containing protein — protein MTFEEDDEVILHDEHSDHDGQAGTVTDVIENMFGDQTYNVSFEDGTEQGVPEDALEAADGDPDDEE, from the coding sequence ATGACATTCGAGGAGGACGACGAGGTCATCCTGCACGACGAGCACAGCGACCACGACGGCCAGGCCGGCACCGTCACCGACGTCATCGAGAACATGTTCGGCGACCAGACGTACAACGTCAGCTTCGAGGACGGCACCGAACAGGGCGTGCCCGAGGACGCCCTGGAGGCCGCTGACGGCGACCCGGACGACGAGGAGTAG
- a CDS encoding PAS domain-containing protein: MSGPEATGEDPALARALEATMDGVAVLEEGIYQYVNRPHAELYGYEDPADLVGRSWHGLYEDAERERLESDVLPQVRETGSWRGEAVGRRRDGSTFHQELSLTRTEGDRLVCTVRDITDRKRRRDSLELYETILTNIHDGVYTLDPDGQITWVNEVAVRKFDIGYSREELVGAPVTMLLDEEDIETSLGLIEDLVANDPEGSRRCEVEIRTAYGDTIPCDLHLALLPGEDGEFAGTLGVIRDITDRKRREQRLSVLNRVLRHNLRNDLNVVLMRLEGLVEEYGIDDSRVDVVREKGRRLVEFGDTARALDRRLEQLEGDATTRNVTGLVRQQCEAVRETYPGATVEFDAPGNCPARADEMVDLAVENLLENAVAHGGGDDADGATDPEDRTVTVSVEPDGRETVVRIADDGPGIPDAELEALSGQERALRHTSGLGLWVAKWCVEWNDGQLTIDSPEQGGTVVTVRLPSAQTRM; this comes from the coding sequence ATGAGTGGACCGGAAGCGACCGGGGAAGACCCGGCGCTGGCCCGCGCGCTGGAGGCGACGATGGACGGCGTGGCGGTTCTCGAGGAAGGAATCTACCAGTACGTCAACCGACCCCACGCGGAGCTGTACGGCTACGAGGACCCGGCGGACCTGGTCGGCCGAAGCTGGCATGGGCTGTACGAAGACGCCGAACGGGAGCGCCTCGAGTCCGATGTCCTCCCGCAGGTCCGGGAGACCGGAAGCTGGCGCGGGGAAGCCGTGGGCCGCCGACGGGACGGGTCGACGTTCCACCAGGAGCTCTCGCTGACCCGGACCGAGGGGGACAGACTGGTCTGTACGGTTCGGGATATCACCGACCGCAAGCGTCGCCGGGACTCTCTGGAGCTGTACGAGACGATCCTGACGAACATTCACGACGGGGTCTACACGCTCGACCCGGACGGGCAGATCACGTGGGTCAACGAGGTGGCGGTCCGGAAGTTCGACATCGGGTACAGCCGCGAGGAGCTTGTCGGCGCTCCCGTCACGATGCTGCTGGACGAGGAGGACATCGAGACCAGCCTGGGGCTGATCGAGGACCTCGTCGCGAACGACCCGGAGGGGAGCCGGCGCTGCGAGGTCGAGATCCGGACTGCCTACGGCGACACTATCCCCTGTGACCTCCATCTCGCCTTGCTCCCCGGCGAGGACGGCGAGTTCGCCGGCACGCTCGGGGTCATCCGCGACATCACCGACCGGAAACGGCGCGAGCAGCGCCTCTCCGTGCTCAACCGCGTGCTCCGGCACAACCTCCGCAACGACCTCAACGTCGTGCTCATGCGCCTGGAGGGGCTCGTCGAGGAGTACGGGATCGACGACTCCAGGGTGGACGTGGTCCGCGAGAAAGGCCGCCGCCTCGTCGAGTTCGGGGACACCGCCCGGGCGCTCGACCGGCGTCTCGAACAGCTCGAGGGGGACGCGACGACCCGGAACGTGACAGGCCTCGTCCGCCAGCAGTGCGAGGCGGTCAGGGAGACTTACCCCGGCGCGACGGTAGAGTTCGACGCGCCGGGGAACTGCCCGGCCCGGGCAGACGAGATGGTCGACCTCGCCGTCGAGAACCTGCTCGAAAACGCCGTGGCACACGGAGGGGGTGACGACGCCGACGGGGCGACCGACCCCGAGGACCGAACAGTGACGGTCAGCGTCGAGCCGGATGGACGAGAGACGGTGGTCCGCATCGCCGACGACGGCCCCGGGATCCCGGACGCGGAGCTGGAGGCGCTGTCGGGCCAGGAGCGCGCCCTCCGTCACACGAGCGGGCTCGGGCTCTGGGTGGCGAAGTGGTGTGTCGAGTGGAACGACGGGCAGTTGACCATCGACAGCCCCGAGCAGGGCGGGACCGTGGTCACGGTCCGGCTCCCGTCGGCTCAGACCAGAATGTGA
- a CDS encoding transcription initiation factor IIB family protein: MYRASDERENADWLADLETAADRLELGSDARSRAADVFLSSVPESDRSKPARLAAALYVGALAAGDQRSQSAVAEAVGVSRLSVQNHWKGMLEAAGLDAPDW, from the coding sequence ATGTACCGAGCGAGCGACGAGCGGGAAAACGCCGACTGGCTGGCCGACCTGGAGACGGCGGCCGACCGGCTGGAGCTGGGCTCTGACGCCCGCTCGCGGGCTGCCGACGTCTTCCTCTCCTCGGTCCCCGAGAGCGACCGCTCGAAGCCCGCGCGGCTGGCCGCGGCGCTGTATGTCGGCGCCCTCGCCGCCGGCGATCAGCGCTCCCAGTCCGCGGTCGCGGAGGCGGTGGGCGTCTCCCGGCTGTCGGTCCAGAACCACTGGAAGGGGATGCTGGAGGCTGCGGGGCTGGACGCACCGGACTGGTAG
- a CDS encoding RNA-binding protein: protein MASVPFHYVDLRAFCYVTEDEKRVASALETFLPEDVELDRAESEGHHGDRILVLSARVENADGMRTVLENLEDLPDEDRRRLEAELDERVNENCAFFLTFDKQAAFNGEVRFGDGITFRAKVEAYPANREAAVENTREYLEAV, encoded by the coding sequence ATGGCCAGCGTCCCGTTTCACTACGTCGACCTCCGCGCCTTCTGCTACGTGACGGAGGACGAGAAACGGGTCGCGTCGGCGCTGGAGACCTTCCTGCCCGAGGACGTCGAACTCGACCGCGCGGAGTCGGAGGGCCACCACGGCGACCGCATCCTGGTCCTCTCGGCCCGCGTCGAGAACGCCGACGGGATGCGGACGGTTCTGGAGAACCTCGAGGACCTGCCCGACGAGGACCGCCGCCGGCTCGAGGCGGAACTCGACGAGCGGGTCAACGAGAACTGTGCCTTTTTCCTGACCTTCGACAAGCAGGCGGCCTTCAACGGCGAGGTGCGCTTCGGCGACGGGATCACCTTCCGGGCGAAGGTCGAAGCTTACCCGGCAAACCGGGAGGCAGCGGTCGAGAACACCCGGGAGTACCTGGAGGCGGTCTGA